Below is a window of Fibrobacter succinogenes DNA.
ACCACTAACCACCAACCACTAACCACTAAAATCTCGTCTTTCGTCTAAAATGCAAAAACTCGAACTTCTCATCGCTTGGCGTTACTTGGGGGCTCAACGTAAGAGTCTCTTTGTTTCGCTTATTGGTATTTTCAGTATGCTCGGTGTTTCCATTGGCGTGTTTGCGTTGGTGGTGGCGCTTGCGGCGGTCAACGGTTTCGAAGAAGAGGTCACGGCCCAGATGATTGGGAAGGACGCTCACTTTGAACTGATGGCGTACAATGGCAATCCGATTGGTCCGTACGATAGCCTCACGCAGGAAGTGCAAAAGCGCGTGCCTGATGTAGTCGCTTCGTCGCCGTTTATCATTTACAAGGTGGGCATCAGCTCCAAGAAGGTGAACGATGGCATTGTCATTTATGGCATTGATGATAAAACTGCCAAAGGCGTGACGGACATCCACAAGTATATCAAGTGGGGAAAGTACTCCGTTGATAGCCTCGAAGACATGGGCGGTAAGCTCCGTCCGGGAATTATTCTCGGTACTGGCCTTGCGGCGCGTTTGCGCGTTGTCGTTGGTGACAAGCTTGTATTGCAGACGTTCCAGAGTCCGGACGAGGCGATGTCTGCGGGCGGCCCGAAGATGATGATGTGCGTGGTGAGCGGCATTTTTGAAACAGGCACTTACGAGTACGATGGCAACCTTGCGTATGTCGGCATTTCGGATTTGCAGAAGTTGCTCGGCATGGGAAACACCGTGACCGGCATCCAGTTCCGCATCAAGGATCATTGGAAAGCGGGCGAGGCGGTCGATAGCATGGCTACGTGGCTGTCTTATCCGTACTACGGGATGGATTGGAAGTCCAAGAACATCACGCTGCTCAAGTGGATGAATTACGAAAAGTTCATTGTGGCGGCGGTGATTTGTTTGATTATCTTGGTCGCTGCATTCAACATCATCAGCTCCCTCATTATGGTGGTTATCGACAAAACGAAGGAAATCGGTATCTTGCGCAGCATGGGCTTTAGCAAGGCGGGCGTGATGCGCGTGTTCATGCTGATGGGAAGTTTCATTGGCGTGGGCGGAACCGTTGTGGGTGGGACGATTGGTCTTGTGCTTTGCAAGTTGCAAGAGGCTTACCACTTTATCAAGCTTCCGGGCGATGTTTACGTGATTCCATATTTCCCGATTTCTGTGCATGCGATTGATGTGATTTTGATTTTTGTCATTGGTATTGTACTTTGCGTGTCGGCAACGCTTTTGCCCGCATGGAAGGCTAGCCGCTTGGATCCCGTAGGAGCGATTAGACATGAATAATTTTTTAGTAGACGGTAGACAGTAGGAAGTAGACGGTTTTGCTATGTTCTATGCTGTTTTGTCATTAATAATTAGACCATTTTATGTCAAAAGGATTTTTAATATTTTGTTTTTTATTTTAAGCATCACTTCCTACTTCCTACTTCCTACTTCCTACTATGTCTAGTTTACTTCAAACCATCAATCTTCGGCGAGTCTTCTCCGAGACGGGTGAATCTCTTGAAATCCTGAAGGGCGTGAATTTTTCGATGGAAGCGGGGGAACTTGTGGCGCTCACGGGTTCTTCGGGTTCCGGTAAATCGACGTTCCTGAATTTGGTCGGAATGCTCGATACTCCGACTTCGGGCGAGATTTTATTCAACGGCAAACCGCTTAGCAAGTTCAATAGCGAAGAACGCGATATGTATCATCGGAAACATGTTGGGTTCGTTTTCCAGTTTCATCATTTGCTCACGGAATTTACGGCGTTGGAAAATGTCTGCGTGCCGGGCCGCATTCTCGGGACGCCCGAAAAGGAATGCCGCGAACGTGCTGAGATGCTTTTGGAAACGGTTGGTCTCAAAGATCGCCTCAAGCATTTGCCGCGAGAACTTTCGGGCGGTGAACGCCAGCGAATTGCAATTGCGCGTGCGCTCATGAATAATCCGTCCCTTGTGTTTGCGGATGAACCGAGCGGAAACCTAGACGAAGCGAATTCGGCGAAGTTGAACGAACTCTTTGGCGAACTCAATGAAAAGTTCCATCAGGCGTTCTTGATTGTGACGCATGATGAAAAATTGGCACAGTTTGCAAAACGTCGAGTCGTCATGCATAACGGAGTGATTCAATAGTGAGTGGCTAGTAAACAGTGGCTAGTAAACAGGATTAGTTAGGCGGCTACGCCGCGATTATAAAAAACTTCCTACTTCCTACTGCCTACATCCTACTAATCACTAACTACTAACCACTAATCACTATAGATAAGTAACTATCTTTTGAGTGTGATAAGAGAATGAATAGGAGATTCCCGCTCAGCGGCGGGAATGACAAAAGCAATTATGGCAGATATTAACGGTATTTTTTCAGCGAAGGCGAAGGCCGCTCTGCAAGCGGCTCGTATTGCGGCACGCAATTTAGGTAGCGATTGTGTGACGGTGGAACATCTGTTGTTTGGTCTTGTTCGTGAGGATTCTGGTGTTGCCTCCGAAACATTGAAAGCGCTTAAGGTCAACCTCACGGAGCTGAGCGAAACGATCCAGCGCGCGTTGAGTACGAATGGTGGCCTTATGACGGTCGGTGGCGATGCTCACGGCGGTCTTTTGACGTTTACGGGGCAGTGCAAGGCAGTGCTTTACAATGCCGCTAAGATTGCCAAAGAAGAGGGCGTTCAGTTCATTGGTCCGGAACATTTGATGCTTGCTATTTTGCAACAGACTGATTCTCCGGCTGCGGCAACGCTTTCGACGTACAATGTGACGTTTGAAAATTATCAAGAAATGTTGATGCAAATCAAGCGTCAGGCTGATGGTCAGCCGTTGGATGATGGTCAGTCCGAAGATGAACCGCGTGAACGTTATACGCAGACGCGTCAGGCTTCTCCGTCGCGCTCCAAGACTCCGATTCTGGAACATTTCGGTCGTGACCTTACAGCGATGGCTCGCGCTGGCAAACTTGATCCGATTATCGGTCGTGAAGCTGAAATTGAACGCTTGATCCAGATTCTGTGCCGTCGCAAAAAGAACAACCCGGCGCTCATCGGTGAACCGGGTGTGGGTAAGACCGCTATTATTGAAGGCCTTGCACTCAAGATCGTGCAGCGCAAGATTCCGGACCTCTTGGCCAACAAGCGCGTAGTGACGCTCGATGTGGCTGCAATGGTTGCCGGTACAAAGTATCGTGGCCAGTTCGAAGAACGCGTGAAGGGCCTCATCATGGAACTCCAGCGCGTGGGCAATTCCGTGATTCTCTTCATTGACGAACTCCATACGATTGTAGGTGCTGGTGGCTCCGAAGGTAGCCTCGATGCATCGAATATCTTTAAGCCCGCTCTTGCTCGTGGCGAACTCCAGTGCATTGGCGCGACGACGTTTGATGAATACCGCAAGTATATCGAAAAGGATGCTGCGCTCGAACGCCGTTTCCAGACGATTGTGGTAAACCCGCCGACGGTCGAAGATTCCATCCAGATTCTCGATGGCCTTCGCCCGAAGTATGAGCAACATCATAATGTTCATTACACGCCGGATGCCGTGCGTGCCGCTGTTGAATTAAGTGAACGTTACATCAGCGAGCGATTCTTGCCGGACAAGGCGATTGACGTGCTCGATGAAGCGGGCGCACGAGTTCGTTTGAATTCCATCAAGATTCCGCAAGACTTGCAGAACATGGAAGACGAACTCGGTGAATGTCTCCAGAAGAAAGAAGAAGCTGTTGCCAATCAGGATTATGCCTCTGCGGCGGACTATCGCGCCCGCGAAGAAGATTTGCAGAACTTGATTGCTGAACGCAAAAAGCAGTTGCAAAATGAAAATACGGAAACACCGATTGTCGATGATAACGTTATTCGTGATGTTATCAGCAAGATGACGGGAATCCCGGTTCGCAGGCTCGGTGGAGAAGAAGCGCAAAAGCTGATTCACCTTGGCGATGAAATCAAGCAGCACGTGATTGGTCAGGACCAAGCTGTTGATGCCATTGTGAAATCGATTCGCCGTAGCCGTGCTGGCATCCGCAACAACAAGCGCCCGATGGGCAGTTTCCTCTTCCTTGGCCCGACGGGTGTGGGTAAGACGGAACTTGCGAAGGTGCTTTGCAAGGAACTTTTCGGCAGTGAAGATTCGCTTGTGCGTATCGACATGAGCGAATACATGGAAAAGCATAGCGTGAGCCGCTTGATTGGTGCGCCTCCGGGATACGTAGGCTTTGAAGATGGCGGTGGTCAGCTCAGCGAAAAGGTGCGCAAGCATCCGTATTCTGTGGTGCTCTTGGATGAAATCGAAAAGGCGCATCCGGACATTTACAACTTGCTTCTCCAGATTTTGGACGATGGCATTTTGACGGATAGCTATGGCCGCAAAATTAACTTCAAGAATACGATTATTATCATGACGAGTAACGCCGGTGCTCGCGAAGTCCGCCATAGCAGTGGCATGGGCTTTACCAAAATGGGCGAGACGGATGATTACGAACGCATGGAAACTGCCATTCGCGAAGAAGTGAAGCGCGTGTTCTCTCCGGAATTCCTGAACCGTGTGGATGAGCAGATTGTGTTTCGCGCCCTCTCGAAAAAGGACCTCGTTTCTGTCGTGGATATCCAGATGGGATTCTTGCAGAAGAATCTTTCGGACCGCGGAATCCTTTTGGAAATGAGCCAGGAAGCAAAGGAATTTGTAGTAAACCACAATTACGATGCTTCGTTGGGTGCACGTCCGATCCGCCGCTCCATCCAGAATCTGGTGGAAGACGAAATCGCTGAAGGCCTTTTGCTCGGGACGATGACGGACTTCTCCACAATTTACGTGGGCGTCGAAGACGGCAAGCTGTCTTTTAAATGCGAGAAAATACAATCGTAGAGCTATGGGCACGGAGCTAAAGCTCCTTTGACGCTTCCAGCGTCCGCGGCTGCACTCGGTCATAGAAAATGCAAGCATTTTCTGCGACACTCGTTTTGCACGCTATTGAGCACGCTTCGCTTTGGGCTATGAGGTCGCCTTGTTTTGCAAGGCTTTGGGCATTTCTTATTACAATTGCCCATACCTCAAAGGGGCGCAAGCCCCGAGCTCATACCTCATACCCCACATCCCATACTCCATAGCTGAAAAGCGTCTTTTTCGACGTTCTAAGCTCTAAGTTCTAGGTTCTAAAAGCTATATTTGCCTCGGAATTTTAACAATCAACCTATGAGGTTATCAATGTCTCAGATTTCTGCTGTTCTTATTTTTGGTGCTCCGGGTTCTGGCAAGGGCACTGTGGGCGCAAAGCTCGCTGCAACGACTGCTCTCAAGCACCTTTCCACGGGCGACATCTTCCGTGGCATCGCTCCGTCTAGCGAATCCGGCAAGCTCCTTGCTTCTTACTCCAGCAAGGGCCTTCTCGTTCCGGACGAAGCCACCGTTGAAATCTTCGGCCGCTTTGTCGAAGGTCTCGTGAACACGAACAAGCTCAACCCGGAAAAGGACACCCTCCTCCTCGACGGTATTCCTCGCACGGTTGCTCAGGTCGATCTCATCAAGCCGATCGTTGACGTGAAGCACATCTTTGTTCTCGACATCAAGGACGAAGAAACCATCGTTGCTCGCCTCCTCAACCGCGCCAAGATCGAAGGCCGTAAGGACGACGCTGACGTGAACGTCATCAAGAACCGTCTCAATGTTTACAAGGAATCCACTGCTAAGGTTCTCGAAAAGTACGATCCGAAGATCATCAGCCACATCGTTGGCGACAACACTCCGGACGAAGTCTTCCTCGACGTGCTCAAGGCATACGTGGACTTCACGAAGAACGCTTAATTGATTTGAACAAACTGTCATCCTGGAGGCTGAAAAGCCGATAGGATTGATAAGTGACAAATAAAGTTAACATAGTTCCGGCTCATTTGAGTCGGGCTTTTTTTGTATATTGCGGAAAATAATAAAGATAAATTTATGAGGATTGGAAAATGAGATTGATGATGTGTATGGATTCGTGGAAAACGCGGGGCTTAAATGTTCTTATCGTGCTGTTGCTGGCATTGACGTTTGTCGCATGTAATGAAGATAAGAATGAATTCTTTGATGAATCTCAATTAATGATAACGGTGCAGTTCGATAATAGGGTGGTTGAAAAAAAAGAAGAGAAAAAGTCCCTTTACAAATCAAAGAAAAGTTCTTGGGGAAATAAAAGATCTTGTACAGGTTTCCCCAAAAAAATAGCGTATTTTTCTACGAAAAACTCCATTGGAGATACTTTAAATTTTACTCCCGAAGAAAAATTAAAGAATTACCAAAAAAGTTTCAAAATTTGGAGCGGCGCTTATAGGCTTAAATCAAAAAAATCCAGTTCGGATAGATCATCTGTTAATCAAGATACATCTTTCCTTAAGTTGAATGACAATTTTAAGATTCCGTATGTCGGAAGAAATCTGAATGTTGGTGGGGAAGAATATAGTGCTTCAGAACTTGTTGAAACGATAAAAGTTTTTAATGAAAAATTGCTTGGTGTAATCCAAGAGAATATGACTGGACCTTGGAATTCTATAAAGCTTGATTTGACTGAATTAAGGAAAACAGTAAAAAATTTGACTGTTACTGAGAAGTCCCAGAAAAAAATGAATGTTAACGATTTCTTTTATGAGATAGATGTCAAGGTTAAAAAAATATGTAGTGAGTGCTATTCAAAAACATTCGACCTGCTTAATTTGAATGAAAATTTAAAAGAAGTTAAATTATCGACATATGATGTTTTGCTTGTAGATTTTTATCCCAAAGTAAAAAAACAAAAAGTTCATTTTGATAATCATGAAATAGAATCGAAAATTGAAGTAGCTGTTTCGACAAAAGCTAGAGTTTATCAAGAAGGATATCATTTTATCCTTTCGTCCAATGTCATGGAAATTTTGGTTGATGTTTTGGGTGTTACACCGAAGAATACTAAAAATATGCGACTTTGCGTAAAAGATGATTATTTGAAAATTTTAATAACAAGTGAAGGAATAACAGATAATGTTGTTGTAAATAGTTTTAATCAATCAACGGAGATTATTTCTATAATCAAAGGTGATGCGAAGGATAGTGTGAATGATTATTTTCAAAATTATTATTTAAAATTCAATGATGGTTTAAATGTTCTAGATTCGATAAAAATTCCTTTCTTGAATAAACTGTTTTTCTCTGTTAATCAAAAAAATCTTAGTATAAAGAGTGTTCTTGAGTCTATTGAAAATTACAGTAGACTTCTTCAATTTTATGTGGATTCTAATTTAGATGTAAAAGGAACGGGTGACGGTGGAATACTTAATTTAAAAGGAGTAGGGAAAATGTTGAGGTTGTACTATGACAGAAATATTCCGTTACGTAATGCCGCTATGTGTAACAAATCTTTTGATTACTTATTTCTTCCCTACAATAAAAGGAATTTTATTGATTTAACGAAACCGATAGAGAAAAAGTATCGTAAAATGAAACTCCCCGAAAATGAAAATGTTTTGGTGTATCGAATTACACCAGCATTATTACGATACAATCAGATTGTTGATTTTGGATTGTTGAAAGTTCAAAATTTTACGGTTGATTTTGAAACCTATGTAAAGCAGGCTTTTTATATAGCTGGTGATTTTGTGATTGGTGAAGACTGTTACCTTGATGACGTTGATTTAAAATTATCTGCACGCGTGAATGAAATAAAACTTGGTGATAAAAAAATTTTATTTGAAAATGGTAGGCTTAATTATTTGATAAATATGCATATGATATATGAGGGCTTAAAGAATATTGTTATGACTCTACCATCGTTTTTGAATTTAGATTACGAATCCTTGACGATTATGGATGGCGATAGGATTGTAGCGACTGTGAATAACCAGAATCATAAAGAACGTTTTAGCTATGATTTTAATATTGACAAATGGATGATTCCAAGTTCCTTGAAACCGTATGTAACGTTGCCTAAACGTAATATGAAATTTGACGAGTAATAAACTTATGAGGCTTGGAAAATGAGATTGTCGGTGTGTATGAATTCGTGGAAAACGCGGGGCTTAAATGTTCTTGTAATGCTGTTGCTGGCATTAGCGTTTTCCGCATGCAATGAAGATAAGGATATAGCCAAAAATCATCGTGAGAATGTTGTGGAACCTTCTGTGATAGAGGTTCACCCAAAACCACGTGTACACCCACATCCCAAACCTGGTGTACGTATTCATCCATCGCAATTTAGTTGGAGATTCCGTCCTGCTGATCGTCCTAAGATAAATTATCTTTTCCCGAAAGGCTCCATTGAAGATACTGTAAATTATACTCCTGAAGAAAAAGCAAAGAATTACCAGAAAAGTTTTAAAATTTGGAGCGGCGTTTATAGGCTTAAATCACAAAAAACGGCTTCTGATACATCCTCTCTTAAATTAGATGAAAATTATGAAATCCCGTTTGTCGGGAAAAAATTGAAAATAGGGGATAACGAGTATAGCATTTTTGAAATGCTTGAACTCGTAAAAAAAGAAAAAACGGCTTTGTTGAATGTAATCGCCTCGAAAATTAAGTGGAGCAACCTTTCTTTCCGATTGGATTTAAACGAATTGCGAAAAAGTATTGATTCTTTACAAA
It encodes the following:
- a CDS encoding ABC transporter ATP-binding protein, which codes for MSSLLQTINLRRVFSETGESLEILKGVNFSMEAGELVALTGSSGSGKSTFLNLVGMLDTPTSGEILFNGKPLSKFNSEERDMYHRKHVGFVFQFHHLLTEFTALENVCVPGRILGTPEKECRERAEMLLETVGLKDRLKHLPRELSGGERQRIAIARALMNNPSLVFADEPSGNLDEANSAKLNELFGELNEKFHQAFLIVTHDEKLAQFAKRRVVMHNGVIQ
- a CDS encoding nucleoside monophosphate kinase — its product is MSQISAVLIFGAPGSGKGTVGAKLAATTALKHLSTGDIFRGIAPSSESGKLLASYSSKGLLVPDEATVEIFGRFVEGLVNTNKLNPEKDTLLLDGIPRTVAQVDLIKPIVDVKHIFVLDIKDEETIVARLLNRAKIEGRKDDADVNVIKNRLNVYKESTAKVLEKYDPKIISHIVGDNTPDEVFLDVLKAYVDFTKNA
- a CDS encoding ATP-dependent Clp protease ATP-binding subunit, with the translated sequence MADINGIFSAKAKAALQAARIAARNLGSDCVTVEHLLFGLVREDSGVASETLKALKVNLTELSETIQRALSTNGGLMTVGGDAHGGLLTFTGQCKAVLYNAAKIAKEEGVQFIGPEHLMLAILQQTDSPAAATLSTYNVTFENYQEMLMQIKRQADGQPLDDGQSEDEPRERYTQTRQASPSRSKTPILEHFGRDLTAMARAGKLDPIIGREAEIERLIQILCRRKKNNPALIGEPGVGKTAIIEGLALKIVQRKIPDLLANKRVVTLDVAAMVAGTKYRGQFEERVKGLIMELQRVGNSVILFIDELHTIVGAGGSEGSLDASNIFKPALARGELQCIGATTFDEYRKYIEKDAALERRFQTIVVNPPTVEDSIQILDGLRPKYEQHHNVHYTPDAVRAAVELSERYISERFLPDKAIDVLDEAGARVRLNSIKIPQDLQNMEDELGECLQKKEEAVANQDYASAADYRAREEDLQNLIAERKKQLQNENTETPIVDDNVIRDVISKMTGIPVRRLGGEEAQKLIHLGDEIKQHVIGQDQAVDAIVKSIRRSRAGIRNNKRPMGSFLFLGPTGVGKTELAKVLCKELFGSEDSLVRIDMSEYMEKHSVSRLIGAPPGYVGFEDGGGQLSEKVRKHPYSVVLLDEIEKAHPDIYNLLLQILDDGILTDSYGRKINFKNTIIIMTSNAGAREVRHSSGMGFTKMGETDDYERMETAIREEVKRVFSPEFLNRVDEQIVFRALSKKDLVSVVDIQMGFLQKNLSDRGILLEMSQEAKEFVVNHNYDASLGARPIRRSIQNLVEDEIAEGLLLGTMTDFSTIYVGVEDGKLSFKCEKIQS
- a CDS encoding FtsX-like permease family protein, which translates into the protein MQKLELLIAWRYLGAQRKSLFVSLIGIFSMLGVSIGVFALVVALAAVNGFEEEVTAQMIGKDAHFELMAYNGNPIGPYDSLTQEVQKRVPDVVASSPFIIYKVGISSKKVNDGIVIYGIDDKTAKGVTDIHKYIKWGKYSVDSLEDMGGKLRPGIILGTGLAARLRVVVGDKLVLQTFQSPDEAMSAGGPKMMMCVVSGIFETGTYEYDGNLAYVGISDLQKLLGMGNTVTGIQFRIKDHWKAGEAVDSMATWLSYPYYGMDWKSKNITLLKWMNYEKFIVAAVICLIILVAAFNIISSLIMVVIDKTKEIGILRSMGFSKAGVMRVFMLMGSFIGVGGTVVGGTIGLVLCKLQEAYHFIKLPGDVYVIPYFPISVHAIDVILIFVIGIVLCVSATLLPAWKASRLDPVGAIRHE